The following proteins are co-located in the Periplaneta americana isolate PAMFEO1 chromosome 12, P.americana_PAMFEO1_priV1, whole genome shotgun sequence genome:
- the LOC138710995 gene encoding protein AATF-like gives METKKKSLSDTFIDLMNPAPRSYDPEDDIYTDTVAKVVEYEDDFSEEVFTTSRKRNIDLIEEGDERYDGRKVSRKTLGLQSASEDEFECKEIGLLNLESKSLSGSEEENENEESEDESIGLLESKSLSGSEEQNENRESEDESTGDDSTLQTEDNEDLNHFQHISSRGLETELEKSNAVMNQLHLWDSFLECRIKVQKTLAAANKLPRYNTFQHFVSQGGSNFKAEIRRTKYSLTTLLQKLIELQTKMLKSYPETNNLNKAKDENIPTDDEEICSDTDEEKAGDPTSDAEDSNKLSGNNKHNNLEYFSQLLADQHKNYREYRNATIQKWNDKTRISVGKLSSRNFSTFEQSTLKQIEQILSNRQRLIQRTQLNRTSGHILGQLSSQEPEEQSDKITLSENIHHLKTDHEVAREYDTEIYDDTDYYQQLLREVIERKSSDVTDPVQLGRKWLELQKLRSKMKRKVDTRATKGRKIRYVVHPKLVNFMAPVSQNTWNEEAKTELFGSLFGNKTRQQ, from the coding sequence atggaaacaaagaagaaatccTTATCAGATACTTTTATTGATCTGATGAATCCTGCTCCTCGTTCATATGATCCTGAAGATGATATATATACAGATACTGTGGCAAAAGTTGTGGAGTATGAAGATgatttcagtgaagaagtgtttACTACGAGTAGGAAAAGGAATATAGATTTAATAGAAGAAGGGGATGaaagatatgatggtagaaaagTTTCACGTAAAACACTTGGACTACAAAGTGCCAGTGAGGATGAGTTTGAGTGTAAAGAGATAGGCCTACTAAACTTAGAGTCAAAAAGCTTAAGTGGAAgcgaagaagaaaatgagaatgaagAATCTGAAGatgaaagtataggcctattagagTCTAAAAGCTTAAGTGGAAGCGAAGAACAAAATGAGAACAGAGAATCTGAAGATGAAAGTACCGGTGATGACAGTACACTGCAGACAGAAGATAATGAAGATTTGAATCATTTTCAGCACATCTCAAGTAGAGGCTTGGAAACTGAATTAGAAAAAAGTAATGCTGTTATGAACCAACTCCATTTATGGGATAGTTTTCTTGAATGTAGAATTAAAGTACAAAAGACTTTAGCAGCAGCAAATAAATTGCCTCGATATAATACCTTTCAACATTTCGTATCACAAGGAGGATCTAATTTTAAAGCAGAAATCCGACGCACTAAATATTCACTCACAACTCTGTTACAGAAACTGATTGAATTGCAGACAAAAATGCTGAAGTCTTATCCAGAAACAAACAATTTGAATAAAGCGAAAGATGAAAATATTCCAACAGATGATGAAGAAATATGTAGTGACACAGATGAAGAAAAAGCAGGAGATCCCACAAGTGATGCGGAAGATTCTAATAAACTATCAGGaaacaataaacataataatttggAATACTTTTCTCAGCTTCTTGCAGATCAACATAAAAATTACAGAGAATATCGCAATGCAACAATTCAGAAATGGAATGATAAGACACGCATCTCAGTAGGAAAACTCAGTAGTCGTAACTTCTCCACATTTGAACAGTCAACTCTAAAACAGATAGAACAAATTCTAAGTAATCGTCAACGATTAATACAACGTACCCAGTTGAATAGAACATCCGGTCACATATTGGGACAACTGTCTTCGCAAGAGCCAGAGGAACAAAGTGATAAAATCACACTTTCAGAAAATATACATCATTTGAAGACAGATCATGAAGTCGCGAGAGAGTATGATACTGAAATATATGATGATACAGATTACTATCAGCAATTACTAAGGgaggtcatagaaagaaaatctTCAGATGTTACAGACCCAGTACAACTTGGACGAAAGTGGTTAGAACTGCAGAAGTTAAGAAGTAAAATGAAACGTAAAGTGGACACGAGAGCTACAAAAGGTCGTAAAATTAGATATGTAGTACATCCCAAACTTGTTAATTTCATGGCTCCTGTTTCTCAAAATACGTGGAATGAAGAGGCTAAAACTGAATTATTCGGCTCATTGTTCGGAAATAAAACAAGACAGCAGTGA
- the LOC138710996 gene encoding protein O-glucosyltransferase 2-like isoform X2, translating into MQLSQRSHPISTTPYYKFYAFSSLKESPGNVFEVHITGESIYKNCRTWINTLDRNDGSFIIRYKIYHTCHNVKIHITHNGHHVGASPYIIEGPVYPDGCYCPVKSVSDWMKEFGCKSSYQQISSDLKEFPSVNFTELRKYALEKFDHPGSMSVCNYVIKKNQVYRKCYGQYVGFKMFLDAILLSLARKVFLPDMEILFNLGDWPLSSIEQKLRIPLFSWCGSDDTLDIVMPTYDITEATLECMGRVMLDMLSVQGNIDKKWNEKIEKALWRGRDSRRERLKLIDIAREHPDLFNASLTNFFFFRDEEKFYGPKEKHISFFKFFDFKYQINIDGTVAAYRFPYLLAGDSLVFKQDSKYYEFFYKELQPWKHYVPFKSDLSDLVERIQWAKNNDAEAQTISKNGQKFAQENLMPQDIFCYHAVLFKEWSERLTEEVEVQDGMEHVPQPEPDKPYKECECHRLADEKDGSSNTRDEL; encoded by the exons ATGCAGCTCTCCCAGCGATCACATCCAATTTCCACTACTCCATACTATAAATTCTatgcattttcaag CCTGAAGGAATCTCCTGGGAATGTTTTTGAAGTGCATATCACAGGAGAATCAATATATAAAAACTGTAGAACCTGGATAAATACATTGGATAGAAACGATGGAAGTTTCATAATACGATACAAAATTTATCATACTTGTCACAATGTCAAGATACATATTACACATAATGGTCACCATGTTGGTGCTTCCCCATACATAATCGAAG GTCCTGTGTATCCTGACGGATGCTATTGTCCTGTAAAGTCTGTATCTGACTGGATGAAAGAGTTTGGTTGTAAAAGCTCCTATCAACAAATAAGCTCAGATTTGAAGGAATTTCCAAGTGTGAATTTCACTGAACTTCGAAAATATGCACTTGAAAAATTCGACCATCCAGGCAGCATGAGTGTCTGCAATTACGTAATAAAAAAGAACCAG GTATATAGAAAGTGTTATGGACAGTATGTTGGATTCAAGATGTTTCTGGACGCCATTCTTTTATCACTGGCTCGGAAAGTTTTTCTCCCAGATATGGAAATTCTTTTCAACTTAGGTGATTGGCCTCTGTCGAGTATTGAACAGAAACTACGGATTCCATTATTCTCTTGGTGTGGATCAGATGATACTCTTGATATTGTTATGCCGACATATGACATTACAGAGGCCACTTTGGAATGCATGGGGAG AGTCATGCTTGATATGTTATCAGTTCAAGGAAATATAGACAAGAAATGGAATGAAAAAATTGAGAAGGCACTTTGGCGAGGCAGAGATTCTAGGAGGGAAAGGTTGAAGTTAATTGACATTGCTCGTGAACATCCGGATCTCTTCAATGCATCTCTtacaaatttcttcttctttagaGATGAAGAGAAGTTTTATGGACCAAAAGAAAAAcatatatcattttttaaattctttgat ttcaaatatcaaataaatatagaTGGGACTGTAGCAGCATACAGATTTCCCTACCTGTTGGCAGGTGACTCTCTTGTTTTCAAACAAGATTCCAAATATTATGAGTTTTTCTACAAAGAGCTTCAGCCGTGGAAACATTATGTTCCCTTTAAAAGTGATTTAAGTGATTTAGTTGAGAGAATTCAGTGGGCAAAGAATAATGATGCTGAAGCTCAAACAATTTCAAAGAATGGACAGAAATTTGCCCAGGAGAATCTAATGCCTCAGGATATATTTTGCTACCATGCAGTTCTGTTTAAG gaATGGAGTGAGCGACTGACAGAGGAGGTAGAAGTACAAGATGGTATGGAACATGTTCCACAGCCCGAACCAGACAAGCCATATAAGGAGTGTGAATGTCACAGGCTAGCTGATGAAAAAGATGGATCATCGAATACTAGGGATGAACTTTAA
- the LOC138710996 gene encoding protein O-glucosyltransferase 2-like isoform X1, with protein MHTGTYYLVLPFLLWGIPQAISKISTVEPSECLVWGPGLFPDRIVMPARYFFIRAVDKNKRNLKESPGNVFEVHITGESIYKNCRTWINTLDRNDGSFIIRYKIYHTCHNVKIHITHNGHHVGASPYIIEGPVYPDGCYCPVKSVSDWMKEFGCKSSYQQISSDLKEFPSVNFTELRKYALEKFDHPGSMSVCNYVIKKNQVYRKCYGQYVGFKMFLDAILLSLARKVFLPDMEILFNLGDWPLSSIEQKLRIPLFSWCGSDDTLDIVMPTYDITEATLECMGRVMLDMLSVQGNIDKKWNEKIEKALWRGRDSRRERLKLIDIAREHPDLFNASLTNFFFFRDEEKFYGPKEKHISFFKFFDFKYQINIDGTVAAYRFPYLLAGDSLVFKQDSKYYEFFYKELQPWKHYVPFKSDLSDLVERIQWAKNNDAEAQTISKNGQKFAQENLMPQDIFCYHAVLFKEWSERLTEEVEVQDGMEHVPQPEPDKPYKECECHRLADEKDGSSNTRDEL; from the exons ATGCATACCGGTACATATTATTTAGTGTTACCGTTCCTTTTATGGGGTATACCGCAAGCTATCAGTAAGATTTCCACAGTGGAACCATCGGAATGTTTAGTATGGGGACCTGGACTATTTCCAGACCGAATTGTAATGCCAGCCCGGTACTTCTTTATCAGAGCTGTAGATAAAAATAAACGAAA CCTGAAGGAATCTCCTGGGAATGTTTTTGAAGTGCATATCACAGGAGAATCAATATATAAAAACTGTAGAACCTGGATAAATACATTGGATAGAAACGATGGAAGTTTCATAATACGATACAAAATTTATCATACTTGTCACAATGTCAAGATACATATTACACATAATGGTCACCATGTTGGTGCTTCCCCATACATAATCGAAG GTCCTGTGTATCCTGACGGATGCTATTGTCCTGTAAAGTCTGTATCTGACTGGATGAAAGAGTTTGGTTGTAAAAGCTCCTATCAACAAATAAGCTCAGATTTGAAGGAATTTCCAAGTGTGAATTTCACTGAACTTCGAAAATATGCACTTGAAAAATTCGACCATCCAGGCAGCATGAGTGTCTGCAATTACGTAATAAAAAAGAACCAG GTATATAGAAAGTGTTATGGACAGTATGTTGGATTCAAGATGTTTCTGGACGCCATTCTTTTATCACTGGCTCGGAAAGTTTTTCTCCCAGATATGGAAATTCTTTTCAACTTAGGTGATTGGCCTCTGTCGAGTATTGAACAGAAACTACGGATTCCATTATTCTCTTGGTGTGGATCAGATGATACTCTTGATATTGTTATGCCGACATATGACATTACAGAGGCCACTTTGGAATGCATGGGGAG AGTCATGCTTGATATGTTATCAGTTCAAGGAAATATAGACAAGAAATGGAATGAAAAAATTGAGAAGGCACTTTGGCGAGGCAGAGATTCTAGGAGGGAAAGGTTGAAGTTAATTGACATTGCTCGTGAACATCCGGATCTCTTCAATGCATCTCTtacaaatttcttcttctttagaGATGAAGAGAAGTTTTATGGACCAAAAGAAAAAcatatatcattttttaaattctttgat ttcaaatatcaaataaatatagaTGGGACTGTAGCAGCATACAGATTTCCCTACCTGTTGGCAGGTGACTCTCTTGTTTTCAAACAAGATTCCAAATATTATGAGTTTTTCTACAAAGAGCTTCAGCCGTGGAAACATTATGTTCCCTTTAAAAGTGATTTAAGTGATTTAGTTGAGAGAATTCAGTGGGCAAAGAATAATGATGCTGAAGCTCAAACAATTTCAAAGAATGGACAGAAATTTGCCCAGGAGAATCTAATGCCTCAGGATATATTTTGCTACCATGCAGTTCTGTTTAAG gaATGGAGTGAGCGACTGACAGAGGAGGTAGAAGTACAAGATGGTATGGAACATGTTCCACAGCCCGAACCAGACAAGCCATATAAGGAGTGTGAATGTCACAGGCTAGCTGATGAAAAAGATGGATCATCGAATACTAGGGATGAACTTTAA